One Aegilops tauschii subsp. strangulata cultivar AL8/78 chromosome 7, Aet v6.0, whole genome shotgun sequence genomic window carries:
- the LOC109763775 gene encoding uncharacterized protein isoform X2 has translation MRRSSKKSSSSSAAAGEEQVNEKQNRKRKGVSTNLTSRKAQRVPTKAVSKEIERIDQLFYTYADGSSSMIDPEGIETLCSHLEVPHTDVRILMLAWKMGCEKQGYFTLDEWRTGMKALRADSISKLKKAFPELVQEVTRSSNFQDFYPYAFRYCLTEDKKKCIEIPVACELLNLVLSLQFRPQVEKLINYLKHQNEYKVINMDQWMGFLRFCNEINFPSLDNYDADQAWPLILDNFVEWLRASEN, from the exons ATGAGGCGCTCCTCCAAGaagtcgtcgtcgtcgtccgccGCGGCCG GTGAGGAACAAGTAAAtgaaaaacaaaacagaaaaagaaaaggagtCAGTACAAACCTGACCAGCAGGAAAGCACAACGTG TTCCCACTAAAGCGGTTTCAAAGGAAATAGAGCGGATTGACCAACTTTTCTATACATATGCTGATGGCTCATCCAGCATGATTGA CCCAGAAGGCATCGAAACACTCTGCTCTCATCTTGAAGTTCCACATACAGATGTTCGGATTCTGATGTTAGCATG GAAAATGGGCTGTGAAAAGCAAGGTTATTTTACTCTG GATGAATGGAGAACTGGGATGAAAGCTCTGCGAGCTGATAGCATCAGTAAACTGAAGAAAGCCTTTCCTGAACTGGTCCAAGAA GTTACGAGGTCCTCTAATTTCCAGGATTTCTATCCATATGCATTCCGTTATTGCCTAACAG AGGACAAGAAGAAGTGTATAGAAATACCTGTTGCTTGTGAGTTATTGAATCTAGTGTTGAGCTTGCAGTTCCGCCCGCAGGTTGAAAAACTTATTAATTACCTCAAG CATCAAAATGAGTACAAGGTTATAAACATGGATCAATGGATGGGATTTCTTCGGTTCTGCAATGAG ATAAACTTCCCATCACTTGACAATTACGATGCAGACCAAGCTTGGCCTTTAATTTTAGACAATTTTGTTGAATGGTTAAGAGCAAGTGAAAATTAG
- the LOC109763775 gene encoding uncharacterized protein isoform X1, protein MRRSSKKSSSSSAAAVPTKAVSKEIERIDQLFYTYADGSSSMIDPEGIETLCSHLEVPHTDVRILMLAWKMGCEKQGYFTLDEWRTGMKALRADSISKLKKAFPELVQEVTRSSNFQDFYPYAFRYCLTEDKKKCIEIPVACELLNLVLSLQFRPQVEKLINYLKHQNEYKVINMDQWMGFLRFCNEINFPSLDNYDADQAWPLILDNFVEWLRASEN, encoded by the exons ATGAGGCGCTCCTCCAAGaagtcgtcgtcgtcgtccgccGCGGCCG TTCCCACTAAAGCGGTTTCAAAGGAAATAGAGCGGATTGACCAACTTTTCTATACATATGCTGATGGCTCATCCAGCATGATTGA CCCAGAAGGCATCGAAACACTCTGCTCTCATCTTGAAGTTCCACATACAGATGTTCGGATTCTGATGTTAGCATG GAAAATGGGCTGTGAAAAGCAAGGTTATTTTACTCTG GATGAATGGAGAACTGGGATGAAAGCTCTGCGAGCTGATAGCATCAGTAAACTGAAGAAAGCCTTTCCTGAACTGGTCCAAGAA GTTACGAGGTCCTCTAATTTCCAGGATTTCTATCCATATGCATTCCGTTATTGCCTAACAG AGGACAAGAAGAAGTGTATAGAAATACCTGTTGCTTGTGAGTTATTGAATCTAGTGTTGAGCTTGCAGTTCCGCCCGCAGGTTGAAAAACTTATTAATTACCTCAAG CATCAAAATGAGTACAAGGTTATAAACATGGATCAATGGATGGGATTTCTTCGGTTCTGCAATGAG ATAAACTTCCCATCACTTGACAATTACGATGCAGACCAAGCTTGGCCTTTAATTTTAGACAATTTTGTTGAATGGTTAAGAGCAAGTGAAAATTAG